From the genome of Vicia villosa cultivar HV-30 ecotype Madison, WI linkage group LG2, Vvil1.0, whole genome shotgun sequence, one region includes:
- the LOC131647773 gene encoding uncharacterized protein LOC131647773, with protein MALAASSFIQMSLVRTTNYKSSPKKPMTVTITCANHIYKGKRGERSRNGGYGPGPQTNSIKLQSTTMTRNIQLDNTHATTILSSVNDEDDHNTSSPKRIANLDYHYEI; from the exons ATGGCTCTTGCTGCTAGTAGTTTCATACAAATGTCATTGGTGCGAACAACCAATTATAAATCTTCTCCTAAAAAACCTATGACTGTTACCAT AACATGTGCCAACCATATATATAAAGGAAAAAGAGGTGAAAGAAGCAGAAATGGAGGGTATGGACCTGGCCCACAGACGAATAGTATTAAACTCCAAAGCACAACAATGACAAGAAATATTCAGCTTGACAACACTCATGCCACAACAATCTTGAGTAGTGTCAACGATGAAGATGATCACAACACAAGTAGTCCTAAAAGGATTGCCAACTTAGATTATCATTATGAAATATGA